One Glaciihabitans arcticus DNA window includes the following coding sequences:
- a CDS encoding ABC transporter permease translates to MTALAPTKKKTSISFVQEALRGLPLAIPLALVVIGLAIGAPGFLSPTNLENVLFAASVLVIPGLAMTLCITMGEFDLSIGSTVALTGAVACTAIASGMGTGVGLILALLVGAIVGLLNGLIITKLGVTPFIATLATLVIVRGVAQAFTNGRDVIVSDPILKYFASGRPLGIPFPILLAIVALIFMLWLTYRTRFGRWVAAIGSNRDAARLSGLPVDRIRILVYVIIGIAGALWGIMISAQLQKGSGQLGVGFELDAITIVVIGGTSLLGGRASVVGTVLGALLIETISNGLNLLNVPPAYQRISIGILLVGALAIQAIRRKVPVEALDDKH, encoded by the coding sequence ATGACCGCCCTTGCCCCGACGAAGAAGAAAACGTCGATCTCCTTCGTCCAGGAAGCGCTGCGCGGCCTGCCGCTCGCGATCCCGCTGGCGCTCGTGGTGATCGGACTCGCTATCGGTGCGCCCGGCTTCCTCAGCCCGACCAACCTCGAGAACGTGCTGTTCGCGGCGAGTGTTCTCGTCATCCCGGGCCTCGCTATGACGCTGTGTATCACCATGGGAGAGTTCGACCTGTCGATCGGATCGACCGTCGCCCTCACCGGTGCCGTCGCCTGTACCGCCATCGCGAGCGGCATGGGAACCGGCGTCGGACTGATCCTCGCCCTGCTCGTCGGTGCGATCGTCGGATTGCTCAACGGCCTCATCATCACCAAGCTGGGCGTGACGCCGTTCATCGCCACCCTCGCAACGCTCGTCATCGTGCGCGGTGTCGCCCAGGCGTTCACCAACGGCCGCGACGTCATCGTCAGCGACCCGATCCTCAAGTACTTCGCCTCGGGCCGCCCCCTCGGCATCCCGTTCCCGATCCTGCTCGCGATCGTCGCCCTCATCTTCATGCTGTGGCTGACCTACCGAACCCGCTTCGGTCGCTGGGTCGCAGCCATCGGCAGCAACCGGGATGCCGCTCGCCTCTCCGGACTCCCGGTCGACCGCATCCGCATCCTCGTCTACGTGATCATCGGCATCGCCGGCGCGCTCTGGGGAATCATGATCTCGGCGCAGCTGCAGAAGGGCTCCGGCCAGCTCGGTGTCGGCTTCGAGCTCGACGCCATCACGATCGTCGTGATCGGCGGAACCAGCCTGCTCGGCGGTCGCGCCTCGGTCGTCGGAACAGTGCTCGGCGCGCTGCTCATCGAGACCATCAGCAACGGTCTCAACCTGCTCAACGTGCCGCCCGCCTACCAGCGCATCAGCATCGGCATCCTGCTGGTCGGCGCACTCGCCATCCAGGCCATCCGTCGCAAAGTCCCCGTGGAGGCACTCGATGACAAACACTGA
- a CDS encoding L-fucose/L-arabinose isomerase family protein, which produces MTDIATLLPPKQRRKTRIGLVAGGLGTYWPQFPGLLPQLQESAKYVSDRFEGMDAEVTDVGFISDAQEAAVAAEKLRLADCDLIVMFLTTYLTSSMVLPIAQRSNTPVLIIDLQPTEKMDHANFDTGLWLAYCGQCPVPEVGNVFRRAGIPFRSVSGYLRQDSAWRRIEQWINAAHVRSALRHARHGLMGHVYPGMLDVSTDLTLLPTTFGSHVEVLEFDDLRQRVEKVTEAETAARMDLARQVFTLDDTVKDEDFAWGATVSVALDRLVEDFDLDSLAYYHRGLDGEQHERLGAGMILGASLLTARGIPVTGEYELRTTVAQLVTSVIGAGGSFTEIQALNFDDNVVEMGHDGPAHLAVSSSEPLLRGLGVYHGKRGWGVSVEFDVQPGPVTLLGLGQDRDGALAFVASEGTVVPGPLLAIGNTTSRVDFARDPGEWVDEWSATGIGHHWSLSVGHRAADYRAAANLLGIDFRQV; this is translated from the coding sequence ATGACCGACATCGCCACACTCCTTCCCCCCAAGCAGCGCCGCAAGACGCGCATCGGCCTGGTCGCCGGCGGTCTCGGCACCTACTGGCCGCAGTTCCCGGGTCTGCTCCCCCAGCTGCAGGAATCGGCGAAATACGTCTCCGACCGTTTTGAGGGCATGGACGCCGAGGTCACCGACGTCGGCTTCATCTCCGACGCGCAGGAAGCCGCCGTCGCCGCCGAGAAACTGCGTCTCGCCGACTGCGACCTGATCGTCATGTTCCTCACGACGTACCTCACGTCGTCGATGGTGCTGCCGATCGCCCAGCGCTCCAACACCCCCGTGCTCATCATCGACCTCCAGCCCACGGAGAAGATGGACCACGCGAACTTCGACACAGGCCTCTGGCTCGCCTACTGCGGCCAGTGCCCCGTGCCCGAAGTCGGCAACGTGTTCCGTCGTGCCGGCATCCCGTTCCGCTCGGTCTCCGGCTACCTCCGCCAGGACTCCGCGTGGCGACGCATCGAGCAGTGGATCAACGCTGCCCACGTGCGCTCCGCCCTCCGCCACGCCCGCCACGGCCTGATGGGTCACGTCTACCCGGGCATGCTCGACGTGTCCACCGACCTCACGCTGCTGCCGACGACGTTCGGATCACACGTCGAGGTGCTCGAGTTCGACGACCTCCGCCAGCGGGTCGAGAAGGTCACCGAGGCGGAGACCGCCGCGCGCATGGATCTCGCCCGCCAGGTGTTCACCCTCGACGACACCGTCAAGGACGAGGACTTCGCGTGGGGCGCAACGGTGAGCGTTGCGCTCGACCGCCTGGTCGAGGACTTCGACCTCGACTCCCTCGCCTACTACCACCGCGGCCTCGATGGCGAGCAGCACGAGCGCCTCGGCGCCGGCATGATCCTCGGCGCCTCCCTTCTTACGGCGCGCGGCATCCCGGTCACCGGCGAGTACGAACTGCGCACGACCGTGGCGCAGCTCGTCACGAGCGTCATCGGCGCCGGCGGATCGTTCACCGAGATCCAGGCCCTCAACTTCGACGACAACGTGGTTGAGATGGGCCATGACGGCCCCGCTCACCTCGCGGTCTCCTCGAGCGAGCCACTCCTGCGCGGCCTCGGGGTCTACCACGGCAAGCGCGGCTGGGGCGTGAGCGTCGAGTTCGACGTGCAGCCCGGTCCGGTCACGCTTCTGGGCCTGGGCCAGGACCGCGACGGCGCACTCGCGTTCGTGGCCTCGGAGGGAACCGTTGTTCCCGGTCCCCTGCTCGCGATCGGAAATACGACATCCCGCGTCGACTTCGCGCGCGACCCGGGCGAGTGGGTCGACGAGTGGAGCGCGACCGGCATCGGCCACCACTGGTCCCTCTCGGTCGGCCACCGCGCCGCCGACTACAGGGCAGCAGCAAACCTCCTCGGCATCGACTTCCGCCAGGTCTGA
- a CDS encoding ABC transporter permease gives MTNTDTAMLAASIQPPAQKKGFNFGAFWDSWGIASVLVVLVIVAVILEPDFLSIGNVQSILRESAYLGIVACAMTFAIMNGTFDLSVGGQLALVSVVTLFAYGVGGTPLALAAAIGTGIACGLVNGALVTALRVPPFVATLGMLFVFRGIAYVLTQNGPAVLPYSEVKSPFAQIGSLNVAGIPLTFIIMVIVFGVGYVVLRRTGTGRKVIAFGSSPLAAKFSGISAAKIRLFVFVILGLSVGIATLTYITRVWTADGSAQDGFELRVITAAVLGGASLQGGKGSLVGTFSAVLLVSVLNDLLVSMGVGASYQRIILGCVLIVALAIDGLRTKFPGSSALRKALSFRNKRMATAG, from the coding sequence ATGACAAACACTGACACCGCGATGCTCGCCGCCTCGATTCAGCCGCCGGCGCAGAAGAAGGGCTTCAATTTCGGAGCGTTCTGGGACAGCTGGGGCATTGCCTCGGTTCTCGTAGTGCTCGTGATCGTGGCCGTCATCCTCGAGCCGGACTTTCTCTCGATCGGCAACGTGCAGTCGATCCTGCGCGAGAGCGCCTACCTCGGCATCGTGGCCTGCGCCATGACCTTTGCCATCATGAACGGCACCTTCGACCTCTCGGTCGGTGGCCAGCTCGCCCTGGTGAGCGTGGTGACCCTCTTCGCCTACGGCGTCGGCGGAACCCCGCTCGCCCTCGCCGCTGCGATCGGAACCGGCATCGCCTGCGGTCTCGTCAACGGCGCGCTCGTCACGGCGCTGCGCGTGCCGCCCTTCGTCGCGACGCTCGGCATGCTCTTCGTCTTCCGCGGCATCGCGTACGTGCTCACCCAGAACGGGCCGGCCGTGCTTCCCTACTCCGAGGTCAAGTCGCCGTTCGCCCAGATCGGCAGCCTCAACGTGGCCGGTATCCCGCTCACCTTCATCATCATGGTGATCGTGTTCGGCGTCGGCTACGTGGTGCTGCGCCGCACCGGCACCGGCCGCAAGGTCATCGCCTTCGGCTCATCGCCGCTCGCGGCGAAGTTCAGCGGCATCTCGGCCGCGAAGATCCGCCTGTTCGTGTTCGTCATTCTCGGCCTCTCGGTCGGAATTGCGACGCTCACCTACATCACTCGCGTCTGGACAGCCGATGGATCGGCCCAGGACGGCTTCGAGCTGCGCGTCATCACGGCGGCGGTTCTCGGCGGCGCAAGCCTGCAGGGCGGAAAGGGCTCCCTCGTCGGCACCTTCTCGGCCGTGCTGCTCGTCTCGGTGCTCAACGACCTGCTCGTGAGCATGGGCGTCGGAGCGTCGTACCAGCGAATCATTTTGGGCTGTGTACTCATCGTTGCGCTCGCCATCGACGGCCTGCGCACGAAGTTCCCCGGCTCGTCAGCACTTCGGAAGGCACTGAGCTTCCGAAACAAGAGGATGGCGACCGCAGGCTGA
- a CDS encoding sugar ABC transporter ATP-binding protein, whose amino-acid sequence MTDHAALLEVTALTVEFPGVKALDSVGFDVRPGEVHALVGENGAGKSTLLKVLGGVYQPTSGSITLAGKPYSPSKPHDAIAAGIAVIYQEFTLFPDLTVAENVFAGREPHGRFSRGIQYKQMREECNRVFKLLDFDVDPDTRLGDLSVSEQQLVEIAKALSVDGRVIVMDEPTAALSQSEVERLLDIVKRLRDEGRSVIYVSHHLEEVFAVADRATVLRDGTHVATLDIADTDQDQLVKLMVGRDVKSVFDRDKSSFGEVVLTVDGLTSGRSLRGVSLDVRAGEVLGIGGVAGAGQTELTQAIFGALAIRGGTMTLDGEPFAPTTPAQAIARGVGFLHDDRKTSGIFPHLSVAHNLTATILEKIRGWGGLLSHSREQDAYNGYRDRLRIKASSSNQLISQLSGGNQQKVLLGRALAPGGKLLVLNEPTRGVDIGAKAEIHQLVNELTASGVAVLMVSSDLPELLGMSDRIVVLSQGAVVGRLSGEDRTEENVIACATTDRRIGVTA is encoded by the coding sequence ATGACCGATCACGCCGCTCTCCTCGAGGTCACCGCACTCACGGTGGAATTCCCCGGCGTCAAGGCTCTCGACTCGGTCGGCTTCGATGTTCGTCCCGGTGAAGTGCACGCACTCGTCGGCGAGAACGGTGCGGGAAAATCCACGCTCCTCAAGGTGCTCGGCGGCGTCTACCAGCCCACTTCCGGTTCGATCACGCTCGCCGGTAAGCCGTACTCTCCCTCCAAGCCGCACGACGCGATCGCCGCCGGCATCGCCGTGATCTACCAGGAATTCACGCTCTTCCCCGACCTGACCGTCGCGGAGAACGTCTTCGCCGGGCGTGAACCGCACGGACGGTTCAGCCGCGGCATCCAGTACAAGCAGATGCGCGAGGAATGCAACCGCGTCTTCAAGCTCCTCGACTTCGACGTCGACCCCGACACCCGCCTCGGCGACCTGAGCGTCTCCGAGCAGCAGCTCGTCGAGATCGCCAAGGCCCTCTCGGTCGACGGTCGCGTCATCGTGATGGACGAACCGACTGCAGCCCTCTCGCAGAGCGAGGTGGAGCGCCTGCTCGACATCGTCAAGCGCCTGCGTGACGAGGGCCGCTCGGTCATCTACGTGAGCCACCACCTCGAAGAAGTCTTCGCCGTGGCCGACCGCGCCACAGTGCTGCGCGACGGAACACACGTCGCCACCCTCGACATCGCCGACACCGACCAGGACCAGCTCGTGAAGCTCATGGTCGGCCGCGACGTCAAGTCGGTCTTCGACCGCGACAAGAGCTCGTTCGGCGAGGTCGTGCTCACCGTCGACGGCCTCACCTCCGGCCGCAGCCTGCGCGGCGTCAGCCTCGACGTGCGGGCCGGCGAAGTGCTCGGCATCGGCGGCGTCGCGGGAGCCGGCCAGACCGAGCTCACCCAGGCCATCTTCGGTGCTCTCGCGATCCGCGGCGGCACCATGACCCTCGATGGCGAGCCGTTCGCCCCGACCACACCCGCGCAGGCCATCGCCCGCGGCGTCGGATTCCTGCACGACGACCGCAAGACGTCGGGCATTTTCCCGCACCTCTCCGTCGCCCACAACCTGACCGCGACCATCCTGGAGAAGATTCGAGGATGGGGTGGGCTGCTCTCGCACTCCAGGGAACAGGACGCCTACAACGGCTACCGGGACCGCCTGCGCATCAAGGCGAGCAGCTCCAACCAGCTGATCAGCCAGCTCTCGGGCGGCAACCAGCAGAAGGTACTGCTCGGTCGCGCGCTCGCCCCCGGCGGAAAGCTACTCGTGCTCAACGAGCCGACTCGCGGCGTCGACATCGGCGCCAAGGCGGAGATCCACCAGCTCGTCAACGAACTGACCGCGTCGGGAGTCGCCGTGCTGATGGTATCGAGCGACCTGCCCGAACTCCTCGGCATGAGCGACAGAATCGTTGTGCTCTCGCAGGGAGCGGTCGTCGGTCGCCTCTCCGGCGAGGACCGCACGGAAGAAAATGTCATTGCCTGCGCGACCACCGATCGCCGGATCGGAGTCACCGCATGA
- a CDS encoding LacI family DNA-binding transcriptional regulator, translated as MASISVRDVAARARVSVGTVSNVLNRPERVSSETVERVQNAIAELGFVRNDAARQLRAGSSRAMGLVVLDISNPFFSDLARGAQQAADDNGSVILLGNSDQDARREGFYLDLFEEQRVRGVLISPVGDVGERLSRLKARGIAAVLVDHRIPGSGFSSVSVDDVAGGQLAVEHLLSMGRRRIAFVGGPSTLHQFIDRLEGARLAVAAVPDATLEVLETESLTILEGRAAGDGIVGRAPADRPDAIFAANDLVALGLVQSFVMGNGLAIPEEIAIVGYDDIDFAGSAVVPITSVRQPSELIGRTAVELVIGEIDGTIEKGRDVVFQPELVIRATTTGPVTAL; from the coding sequence ATGGCATCGATCAGTGTCCGCGACGTTGCGGCGCGAGCGAGGGTTTCCGTGGGCACGGTCTCCAACGTTCTCAACCGGCCCGAGCGGGTCTCCTCCGAAACCGTCGAGCGCGTCCAGAACGCGATCGCCGAGCTCGGCTTCGTGCGCAACGACGCCGCCCGTCAGTTGCGCGCCGGCAGCAGCCGCGCCATGGGCCTCGTGGTGCTCGACATCAGCAACCCCTTCTTCAGCGACCTGGCGCGAGGCGCCCAGCAGGCTGCAGACGACAACGGAAGCGTCATCCTGCTCGGCAACAGCGACCAGGACGCCCGGCGAGAGGGCTTCTACCTCGACCTGTTCGAGGAGCAGCGCGTGCGCGGTGTGCTCATCTCTCCGGTCGGCGACGTGGGCGAGCGACTCTCCCGCCTCAAGGCGCGCGGCATCGCGGCCGTGCTGGTGGACCACCGCATCCCGGGCTCGGGCTTCTCCTCCGTCTCGGTCGACGACGTCGCCGGCGGCCAGCTCGCCGTCGAGCACCTGCTCTCCATGGGCCGCCGCCGTATCGCCTTCGTCGGCGGACCGTCGACCCTGCACCAGTTCATCGACCGTCTCGAGGGTGCGCGGCTCGCTGTGGCCGCGGTTCCGGATGCAACGCTCGAGGTCCTCGAAACCGAATCGTTGACCATCCTCGAGGGCCGCGCGGCCGGGGACGGCATCGTCGGCCGTGCTCCCGCGGATCGTCCGGACGCGATCTTCGCGGCCAACGACCTCGTGGCACTCGGTCTCGTGCAGTCGTTCGTGATGGGCAACGGCCTCGCCATCCCGGAGGAGATCGCGATCGTCGGCTACGACGACATCGACTTCGCGGGCTCGGCCGTTGTGCCGATCACCTCGGTGCGCCAGCCGAGCGAGCTGATCGGCCGCACCGCCGTCGAGCTGGTGATCGGCGAGATCGACGGCACCATCGAGAAGGGGCGGGATGTCGTCTTCCAGCCTGAGCTGGTCATCCGAGCCACAACGACCGGCCCCGTTACGGCACTGTGA
- a CDS encoding rhamnulokinase, translating into MVKAVAAVDLGATSGRVMLGYVGHNELRLVPVSRFPNGPVETPDGLHWNITGLYEHALAGLTTAAAQEPELVSVGVDSWAVDYALLNAGRALGEPFHYRDARTATGVAAVHERVAASELYASTGLQHLPFNTVFQLAEDAQAGRLAAADSFLLVPDLLGFWLTGTAVAERSNASTTGLFNATTGEWDDDLIRRVGLPRSIFPTLIDAGARLGGLRPELAARVGTPNLQVTTVGSHDTASAIVAIPAADTDFAYISCGTWSLVGVELEKPILSEASRAANFTNEGGVDGRVRYLRNVMGLWLLSETVRLWNGDLTQLLEQAAAYDGPVAIFDPDDERFLPPGDMPARIAAWCEENGIAAPGSRPALVRSILESLAAAYARTIDTARALSGATVNTVHLVGGGSQNALLCQLTADATGIPVVAGPVEATAIGNVLVQARAAGIVSGDLETLRALVARSVPRTVYLPR; encoded by the coding sequence ATGGTTAAAGCTGTAGCCGCGGTCGACCTCGGCGCGACCAGCGGCCGGGTCATGCTCGGCTACGTCGGCCACAACGAGCTGCGACTGGTTCCGGTGAGCCGTTTTCCGAACGGGCCGGTGGAGACACCCGACGGCCTGCATTGGAACATCACCGGCCTCTACGAGCACGCCCTCGCGGGGCTGACCACGGCCGCCGCGCAGGAACCCGAGCTGGTGAGCGTCGGGGTGGATTCCTGGGCCGTCGATTACGCGCTGCTGAACGCGGGCCGCGCGCTGGGCGAGCCGTTCCACTACCGCGACGCGCGCACGGCGACCGGGGTTGCTGCGGTTCACGAGCGGGTCGCGGCATCCGAACTCTATGCATCGACCGGGCTGCAGCACCTTCCCTTCAATACGGTGTTCCAACTCGCGGAGGACGCGCAGGCGGGACGCCTGGCCGCAGCCGACTCGTTCCTGCTCGTTCCCGACCTGCTCGGCTTCTGGCTCACCGGCACCGCGGTCGCCGAGCGCAGCAACGCGTCGACGACCGGCCTCTTCAATGCGACGACCGGCGAGTGGGATGACGACCTCATCCGCAGGGTCGGGCTGCCGCGCTCGATTTTCCCCACATTGATCGACGCGGGTGCACGCCTCGGCGGCCTTCGCCCCGAGCTGGCAGCGCGCGTCGGCACCCCGAATCTGCAGGTCACCACGGTCGGTTCCCACGACACGGCCTCGGCGATCGTCGCGATCCCCGCTGCCGACACCGACTTCGCCTACATCTCGTGCGGCACCTGGTCGCTCGTGGGGGTCGAGCTCGAGAAGCCCATCCTGAGCGAAGCGAGTCGCGCTGCGAACTTCACCAATGAGGGCGGCGTCGACGGACGGGTGCGCTACCTGCGCAACGTGATGGGCCTCTGGCTGCTGAGCGAGACGGTTCGGCTGTGGAACGGAGACCTCACTCAACTGCTCGAGCAGGCCGCGGCCTATGACGGACCGGTCGCCATCTTCGATCCCGATGACGAGCGGTTCCTGCCGCCGGGCGACATGCCCGCGCGCATCGCCGCCTGGTGCGAGGAGAACGGTATCGCCGCGCCCGGGTCGCGCCCCGCGCTCGTGCGCAGCATCCTCGAGAGCCTTGCCGCCGCTTACGCCCGCACCATCGACACCGCTCGCGCACTCAGTGGTGCCACGGTGAACACTGTGCACCTCGTCGGCGGCGGGTCGCAGAACGCGCTCCTCTGCCAGCTCACCGCCGACGCCACCGGCATCCCCGTGGTGGCCGGGCCGGTCGAGGCGACGGCCATCGGCAACGTGCTTGTCCAGGCGCGCGCCGCGGGCATCGTCAGCGGCGACCTCGAAACGCTCCGCGCCCTGGTCGCGCGCTCGGTGCCTCGGACGGTCTACCTGCCGCGCTAA
- a CDS encoding bifunctional aldolase/short-chain dehydrogenase — MSTAADLIARSNRLGSDPRNTNFAGGNTSAKGTEIDPVTGEPVELLWVKGSGGDLGTLKESGLAVLRLDRLRSLVNVYPGLDREDEMVAAFDYTLHGKGGAAPSIDTAMHGLVDAAHVDHLHPDSGIAFATAADGEALTATAFGGRVAWVDWRRPGFQLGLDIAAIKAANPDAIGVILGGHGITAWGETSQEAETNSLWIIETAEKFIAAEGRESPFGTVLDGYTALPEAERLAKAAALAPSIRGLVSTDRAQVGHFTDVPVVTDFLASSEHPRLGGLGTSCPDHFLRTKVKPLVLDLPATATVEESLARLTELHEQYRLDYAAYYDAHKVEGSPEMRGADPAIVLIPGVGMFSYGANKQTARVAGEFYINAINVMRGAEAISTYSPISDAEKFAIEYWSLEEAKLQRMPAPKPLAGRIALVTGAASGIGKAIATRLAAEGACVVIADLDLAKAQEAAAEIGGTDVAIGVQANVTSEDDVQASVDAAVLAFGGLDLVVNNAGLSLSKSLLDTTVADWDLQHNVMAKGSFLVSRAAAKVLIDQKLGGDIIYISSKNSVFAGPNNIAYSATKADQAHQVRLLAAELGEYGVKVNGINPDGVVRGSGIFAGGWGAKRAAVYGVDEQDLGKYYAQRTLLKREVLPENVANAVFVLCTSDLSHTTGLHIPVDAGVAAAFLR; from the coding sequence ATGAGCACCGCAGCCGACCTCATCGCCCGCTCCAACCGCCTGGGCTCAGACCCGCGCAACACGAATTTCGCAGGTGGCAACACCTCGGCCAAGGGTACGGAGATTGATCCCGTTACCGGCGAGCCGGTCGAGCTTTTGTGGGTGAAGGGGTCAGGTGGTGACCTCGGAACCCTCAAGGAGTCCGGCCTAGCCGTGCTCCGGCTCGACCGGCTCCGCTCACTCGTGAACGTCTACCCCGGCCTCGACCGCGAAGACGAAATGGTGGCCGCGTTCGACTACACGCTGCACGGCAAGGGCGGTGCAGCCCCCTCGATCGACACGGCCATGCACGGACTCGTCGATGCCGCCCACGTCGACCACCTGCACCCCGATTCCGGCATCGCCTTCGCGACCGCCGCAGACGGTGAAGCGCTGACCGCGACGGCGTTCGGCGGCCGCGTCGCCTGGGTCGACTGGCGTCGTCCCGGCTTTCAGCTGGGGCTCGACATCGCCGCGATCAAGGCGGCCAACCCCGACGCGATCGGCGTGATCCTCGGTGGCCACGGCATCACCGCGTGGGGCGAGACCTCGCAGGAGGCGGAGACCAACTCCCTCTGGATCATCGAGACCGCAGAGAAGTTCATCGCCGCCGAGGGTCGCGAGAGCCCCTTCGGAACCGTCCTCGACGGTTACACCGCCCTGCCCGAGGCCGAGCGCCTCGCGAAGGCTGCGGCCCTCGCCCCGAGCATCCGCGGACTCGTCTCGACCGACCGCGCCCAGGTCGGCCACTTCACCGACGTGCCCGTCGTCACCGACTTCCTCGCCTCGAGCGAGCACCCACGTCTCGGCGGCCTCGGCACCAGCTGCCCCGACCACTTCCTGCGCACCAAGGTCAAGCCGCTGGTGCTCGACCTGCCGGCGACCGCAACCGTGGAGGAGAGCCTCGCTCGTCTCACCGAGCTGCACGAGCAGTACCGCCTCGACTACGCGGCCTACTACGACGCCCACAAGGTCGAGGGTTCGCCGGAGATGCGCGGCGCCGACCCGGCCATCGTGCTCATCCCGGGCGTTGGCATGTTCAGTTACGGCGCCAACAAGCAGACGGCTCGCGTCGCCGGCGAGTTCTACATCAACGCCATCAACGTGATGCGCGGAGCCGAGGCCATCTCCACCTACAGCCCCATCAGCGATGCCGAGAAGTTCGCCATCGAGTACTGGTCGCTCGAAGAGGCGAAGCTGCAGAGGATGCCCGCACCCAAGCCCCTCGCGGGACGCATCGCCCTCGTCACGGGTGCAGCCTCGGGTATCGGCAAGGCCATCGCCACCCGCCTCGCCGCGGAGGGCGCGTGCGTCGTCATCGCCGACCTCGACCTCGCCAAGGCCCAGGAGGCCGCGGCCGAGATCGGTGGTACGGACGTCGCCATCGGCGTGCAGGCGAACGTGACTTCAGAGGATGACGTTCAGGCCTCGGTTGACGCCGCCGTTCTCGCTTTCGGCGGGCTCGACCTCGTGGTCAACAACGCCGGCCTCTCGCTCTCGAAGAGCCTGCTCGACACCACCGTGGCCGACTGGGACCTGCAGCACAACGTGATGGCGAAGGGCTCGTTCCTCGTCTCACGCGCCGCCGCGAAGGTGCTCATCGACCAGAAGCTCGGCGGCGACATCATCTACATCTCCTCCAAGAACTCGGTGTTCGCCGGCCCGAACAACATCGCCTACTCGGCGACGAAGGCCGACCAGGCCCACCAGGTGCGCCTGCTGGCCGCCGAGCTCGGCGAGTACGGGGTCAAGGTCAACGGCATCAACCCCGACGGCGTCGTCCGCGGCTCGGGCATCTTCGCCGGTGGCTGGGGTGCCAAGCGCGCCGCCGTCTACGGCGTCGACGAGCAGGACCTCGGCAAGTACTACGCGCAGCGCACGCTGCTCAAGCGCGAGGTGCTGCCCGAGAACGTCGCGAACGCCGTGTTCGTGCTCTGCACGAGCGACCTCAGCCACACCACCGGCCTGCACATCCCCGTCGACGCGGGTGTTGCCGCAGCCTTCCTCAGGTAA
- the rhaI gene encoding L-rhamnose isomerase gives MTITFADISAQLATQAIELPSWAFGNSGTRFKVFSTPGTPRTPQEKIADAAKVHELTGLAPSVALHIPWDKVDDYAALRAFAQDHGVDLGTINSNTFQDDDYKFGSLTHTDDVIRQKAIDHHFECIGVMDATGSRDLKIWLADGTNYPGQGDIRGRQDRMADSLEKIYARIGENQRLVLEYKFFEPAFYHMDVPDWGTSYAQVTALGDKALVCLDTGHHAPGTNIEFIVMQLLRLGKLGSFDFNSRFYADDDLIVGAADPFQLFRIIYEVVRGGGLNNPDVAFMLDQCHNVEDKIPGQIRSVLNVQEMTARALLVDGGALKTAQDAGDVLGANAVLMDAFYTDVRPDLAAWRESRGLPADPMKAYAASGHLAKIAAERVGGQQASWGA, from the coding sequence ATGACGATTACGTTCGCGGATATTTCCGCCCAGCTGGCGACCCAGGCCATCGAGCTCCCGTCGTGGGCTTTCGGCAACTCGGGCACCCGATTCAAGGTGTTCTCGACCCCCGGAACCCCGCGCACCCCGCAGGAGAAGATCGCCGACGCGGCCAAGGTGCACGAGCTCACCGGCCTCGCTCCCTCTGTCGCGCTGCACATCCCGTGGGACAAGGTCGACGACTACGCCGCCCTTCGCGCCTTCGCGCAGGACCACGGCGTCGACCTCGGAACCATCAACAGCAACACGTTCCAGGATGACGATTACAAGTTCGGCTCGCTCACGCACACCGACGACGTCATTCGCCAGAAGGCCATCGATCACCACTTCGAATGCATCGGCGTCATGGACGCCACAGGCAGCCGCGACCTCAAGATCTGGCTCGCCGACGGCACCAACTACCCGGGGCAGGGCGACATCCGCGGCCGCCAGGACCGCATGGCCGACTCGCTCGAGAAGATCTACGCCCGCATCGGCGAGAACCAGCGTCTGGTGCTCGAATACAAGTTCTTCGAGCCCGCTTTTTATCACATGGATGTCCCGGACTGGGGTACCTCCTACGCGCAGGTCACCGCCCTCGGCGACAAGGCTCTCGTCTGCCTCGACACCGGTCACCACGCACCGGGAACGAACATCGAGTTCATCGTGATGCAGCTGCTGCGCCTCGGCAAGCTCGGAAGCTTCGACTTCAACTCGCGCTTCTACGCCGACGACGACCTCATCGTCGGTGCGGCCGACCCGTTCCAGCTCTTCCGCATCATCTACGAGGTCGTGCGCGGCGGCGGTCTGAACAACCCGGACGTCGCTTTTATGCTCGACCAGTGCCACAACGTCGAGGACAAGATCCCCGGACAGATCCGGTCCGTTCTCAACGTGCAGGAGATGACGGCGCGCGCGCTGCTCGTCGACGGCGGCGCCTTGAAGACGGCACAGGACGCGGGCGACGTGCTCGGCGCCAACGCCGTGCTGATGGACGCGTTCTACACCGACGTCCGCCCCGACCTCGCCGCCTGGCGTGAGTCGCGGGGATTGCCCGCCGACCCGATGAAGGCGTACGCCGCATCCGGTCACCTGGCGAAGATCGCCGCCGAACGTGTCGGCGGACAGCAGGCAAGCTGGGGCGCGTGA